The DNA sequence tcgaatttcacacgcggctttcacgctcgaatgaagcgagtaaactcaaatgcgTCAAACAGCGCGTTTTTGCAGCCTCTAGCGTgcctggtgtaaacgcagcataaagaaaacataggtatgtattaattcgtctaagttgagggaagatataaaaaaattgtggtgttttcctttaataaactAGTTCATGTCAACTACTGTTATTTTCATTAGCAACATCCTTCCTATGCCATAACAGCAGCCTCTTTGCGTTACCTTGTTATGTCAGTCACTGCTTGGTGCACTGAGTCACACAGTCTGTCTCTGCCAATTTTTAGGATGCATCCCGTCACCAGGAGAAAGAACAGAAAAACTCCACACATGCCCAGAGTAATGTTCAGCCATAATTTCTCTCTAATATCAGACAGAGATGGCAGTCAAGGCATcacaatgttgacatttaaacaaaagcaaGATGATTCTTTATCAAACAGAAAACAAAGTGGGATCATGGATACATTCGCTAGTGTTGCAAACAGAACTTTAAAtgtgcagtgtgtcatttttaaaaggatctcttgacagaaatgtaaaataatatacaaagctatattgtataaagacctttttacaATGAACCGTTAAgtttttattgccttagaatgagacgctTTCATCTACGTACcccaagggtccccttacgtggaagtcgccattttgtgccgccatctttctacagaagccctcaacggacaaactttttttcactaagttgtctccaacaatgatATATTTCAGGTGGCGACTatcatagcttctctatgcgttttttAAAAGCGATGAGTgaacagtggactgagccgttggttgcaacttgcaacctcaccactagatgctacTAAAATTtccacactgcacctttaatttactGCCATTAACCTGCCAAATATAGGTCAAATTATGGAAAAACTAGCTTTTTCTATAAAAGCAACTTTAGAAGCATGTTTAAAATTACGCAGTCAGAAAATGTCTAATAAACACATTATGCACAAGATTTATTGAGTTCCTGGACACACCTTATCACCTCGCGATCGACACAGCTGGTGTAGATCCAGTAGAGGACGAGGGAAAAGCAAAAAACAGCCACACACACAGAGATGGATGATACAAAGTAACAGAGAGATGGTGAACTGGATGAAACTACTGCGATGGAAGTGGAGTTCAGATGTACTGAACCATACAGAATACATTTCCCATCAAAACTGCCCTGTTTAATTTCAGTGgacacagggagagaaaaaTAGACATTTTGACAAAATATTGAACACATAAAGGCCATTACACTAACCAACATCTCCACACTGTTAAtgcttaatattttatttttcctatGATATCCACTTTATAAACAGAATTAAACATGGTTAAGTGATGACTGCAATAAGTCAGTTACTCTCGTTGTGAAACAATACGCAGCTTGGTCATCcgacaggagagagagagaaagtgtcAGAAATGGAAGTTGTTGTAACTTGTTCTGTCACGCTTTCAGTTTCTCTTCACTTCCGGGTTTGACTTctaaaactcattttttttaaataaataactgcgttataacaaacaaataatatttaCTACTAGCCTATTAAACGATTTTTGCCCAATTTGACAGAATCAACTTCAATTTGAAACTTTCATTTTGGATGGATCCCAAATCTAAGCGCCATGCACCCCTGCAAATTACGTGAAAGCCTGTATGTATAAAACAATGGACTTTAGATACCTGAGTCAGAGTAACAGAAGCTGCTGTGACGATCCCGCAGATAAAACAGCCGCCGTACAGCAGCAGCTCGAGCAGCAGAAGCCACGGCAGCGCCATAACAACCAACTAACGGCAGGTCCTAACTGCAGCGCGTGCAACACAAACATGTGACCTGAGCGTGTCATGGATTAGGGACAATCATGTGATTCATCCACATTCCCATGCTTTTTTTTTAAGAGTAATGTGGCGAAACGAACAGATTACATTTATGGACCTTTAAAGggaatattaattaaatatatcaaaCGTTTTGAAACACTTGACTAATGTTATCTATAAATCTTTTCATCTGAAGGTGTATGgttaatgcttgaaattactGTCATAGACAAAAATATAGCTGTGGCAAACATATTACAATATTgcaaacaaaatattatttttgaaatagatgactagactgaatattaaagaaaaagcaAATGTGAACTCCTtcaatattctttaaaaatcataattgaaAAAAGGCAAGGGGTGACTGCACTTCAGAggataaaatataacagttttgatttattttggatgcttttagtcaccaacataatacatttgtgttattccaTAGTTTGgagataaataaattaataaatcaaGAACGAGAGTGTGTTTCAAAACAAAACTTTTGACCTGTagtgtaaatgtttatttgcttttgtgtttaaaggagacatatcacaaaaactgactttttccatgtttaagtgctaaaatagtgcttctatcaacctagaaaatgtgaaaaagatcaatccagtaacttagttttggtaaaccattctttgcaagcatgtgaaaaaataggtcattaattgaaatctggctcccttGTGATGTTAGAatgggataataccgccccttaatctgcactatccaaccaacgcactgccatttagtgcagagatcagctcatttgcattttaaaggacacaccccaaaacggaACACTTTTATCAAACCTACAAAgcggcaattttaacatgctataataaattatcttcatggtattttgagctaaaacttcacgtacatactctggggacaccaaagacgaTTCTAAGGGCCCGCGCACTTTGGTGGCCCCCGGAGATTCTTTTTATTAGTAGTAACAGTAGTAGTGTAATAGAAATTATAAATGTATCTACCAGTTACTAATGAAACAGAGTTATGGCTTGTTGTTTCTGCATTTCCGGCACCCATTCACGGCAGGCATGCTTTAGGTAGGTGGCCCAACTTCACATTCTTTCATGGTGGCCAAAATGACTAGTGGCGCCCCTGGGATGTCAGATGTTTAACCTTAACCCATTTAATCCCAGAATTTTCCCAGGCATGAAAATATCCAAATGCTGTGTCATTAGTAActgaaatatatataatttttttaaaattgaatttTAAGATCAGTCAGAAGCGTTACCAGTGGAATATTGTGATAATGAATTAATAgcaacactttacagtaaggttgtaGACCTGTATGGTAGCATTATTAAATGctttagctaacatgaactaacaatgagtagcatttattaatctttgttaatggtTCAGTAACTTCAAATGGACTAAAACAACATTCAGAACCACTTTTAGAGCTTTACCAATGTAAACCTTCTTTATGGTCACTATTGTGACCAGTGGGATTAAATGGTTTCTAAGGATTAAAAAGTTAAGATTCAGACAGGGCCTCATTACCTTCTCACAGTGTGTTTATACTTCTGAGCCTCATGGTggtattaaaacatttatgcaTTGCCTATatgactatatatatatatacagtcttgttcaaaataatagcagtacaatgtgactaaccagaataatca is a window from the Misgurnus anguillicaudatus chromosome 21, ASM2758022v2, whole genome shotgun sequence genome containing:
- the tmem179ba gene encoding transmembrane protein 179B, with the translated sequence MALPWLLLLELLLYGGCFICGIVTAASVTLTQGSFDGKCILYGSVHLNSTSIAVVSSSSPSLCYFVSSISVCVAVFCFSLVLYWIYTSCVDREVIREKLWLNITLGMCGVFLFFLLVTGCILKIGRDRLCDSVHQAVTDITRCEEAQNKPWVNPIDGTQFYSRLHSAETAVWVNFFFWMIITVLVLIQRKKGSENRSAELDPSATPSETEPFFIRPGHPQ